The Lytechinus pictus isolate F3 Inbred chromosome 10, Lp3.0, whole genome shotgun sequence genome includes a window with the following:
- the LOC129269293 gene encoding soluble calcium-activated nucleotidase 1-like, with product MPNGGGYVKTPVFDSRGSSGSSGSVSIGGSRIFSPLLMRPKFVLVIGAIMLLFLFYLLLPNSPAKAQSYSCNVPFQVDQAAFVYNKTYPISGVERTVDGRKYKIAVISDPDTTNKDPNKENQWMSYLIKGSLSISSYGDKISVNLDDKPVTLKSQLSQGGRGMELSELITFNGKLYTVDDRTGVIYEVAGDKVYPWVILPDGDGKNTKGLKGEWMAVKDEHLFVGGLGKEWTTITGELQNLNPQWVKVISHLGAVHHVNWVGNYNAMRNKGGFPYPGYMIHESGVWSNVHKRWFFLPRRASTEKYEETADEHRATNLLFMCNEDFTDVRFIKIGSLNNIRGFSSFKFVPGTNEQVIVALKTEEDAGKIATYITAFNIDGKILMPDKKFADIKYEGIEFV from the exons ATGCCTAACGGTGGTGGTTACGTCAAGACTCCGGTATTTGACTCTCGGGGAAGTTCAGGCAGCAGTGGCAGTGTGTCGATCGGCGGGAGCCGCATATTTTCTCCTCTATTGATGCGACCCAAATTTGTACTTGTAATTGGCGCAATCATGctcttatttctattttatctcCTTTTACCGAACTCGCCAGCAAAGGCCCAAAGTTACAGCTGCAATGTGCCTTTTCAAGTGGACCAGGCAGCATTTGTATACAACAAAACATATCCAATTTCAGGAGTGGAGAGAACTGTTGATGGTAGAAAATACAAGATTGCTGTAATTTCAGATCCAGACACTACAAATAAAGATCCAAATAAGGAGAACCAATGGATGAGTTACTTAATAAAGGGATCATTGTCTATCAGCTCTTACGGAGACAAGATTTCAGTGAACTTGGATGATAAACCTGTGACGTTGAAATCGCAGCTTTCTCAAGGTGGGCGTGGCATGGAACTCTCTGAGTTGATAACGTTCAATGGAAAGTTGTATACAGTGGACGATAGGACCGGAGTCATATACGAGGTAGCAGGGGACAAAGTTTATCCGTGGGTTATTCTTCCAGATGGAGATGGAAAGAATACGAAAG GTTTGAAAGGCGAGTGGATGGCTGTAAAGGATGAGCACCTGTTTGTTGGTGGACTCGGTAAGGAATGGACAACCATTACAGGAGAACTACAGAATCTCAATCCGCAGTGGGTCAAGGTTATCAGTCATCTTGGTGCTGTCCACCATGTTAATTGGGTCGGCAATTACAACGCAATGAGAAACAAGGGTGGATTCCCTTACccag GGTACATGATCCATGAATCTGGAGTTTGGAGCAACGTCCACAAAAGATGGTTCTTCCTCCCAAGACGTGCCAGCACCGAGAAGTACGAAGAGACTGCAGATGAGCATCGCGCAACCAACCTTCTCTTCATGTGCAATGAAGACTTCACGGACGTCCGCTTCATTAAGATTGGCTCTCTCAACAACATCCGCGGGTTTTCATCATTTAAGTTTGTTCCCGGTACAAACGAACAGGTGATCGTTGCACTGAAAACGGAAGAAGATGCAGGCAAGATTGCTACCTACATCACCGCTTTCAACATCGACGGAAAGATCCTCATGCCTGATAAGAAATTTGCGGACATTAAATATGAAGGAATAGAATTTGTATAA